One segment of Dermochelys coriacea isolate rDerCor1 chromosome 5, rDerCor1.pri.v4, whole genome shotgun sequence DNA contains the following:
- the S1PR3 gene encoding sphingosine 1-phosphate receptor 3: MVTVTIPFVAMSTLPGNEESDSVIVLHYNYTGKLILREKATDRIGLTTVSFLIICSFIVLENLMVLIAIWKNNKFHNRMYFFIGNLALCDLLAGIVYKVNILMSGKKTLSLSHTIWFIREGSMFVALGASTLSLLAIAIERHLTMIKMRPYDANKKYRVFLLIGTCWLISVSLGALPILGWNCIHNLPDCSTILPLYSKKYVVFCISIFIAILVAIVILYARIYILVKSSSRNVTNHSNSERSMALLRTVVIVVGVFIACWSPLFILLLIDVACRVKECAILYKADWFIALAVLNSAMNPIIYTLASKEMRRAFFRLVCGCLVKTNVARSLPIQPTPDQSRSKSSSSNAQKPKDDFPQISVPSSINEKDKSSFQNGNLCK, from the coding sequence atgGTGACAGTTACTATACCATTTGTTGCTATGTCCACCCTTCCAGGAAATGAAGAATCTGACTCTGTAATTGTGCTACATTATAATTATACAGGAAAACTTATTCTAAGAGAAAAGGCAACTGATCGCATAGGGTTAACAACTGTTTCATTTCTGATCATATGTAGTTTCATAGTCCTGGAAAACTTGATGGTGTTGATTGCCATATGGAAAAATAACAAATTTCACAACCGTATGTACTTTTTTATTGGCAATCTAGCTCTCTGTGATCTGTTGGCTGGAATTGTTTACAAAGTAAACATTCTTATGTCTGGAAAAAAAACTCTGAGCCTGTCCCACACAATCTGGTTTATTAGGGAAGGAAGCATGTTTGTTGCCCTAGGAGCTTCCACTTTAAGCTTATTAGCCATAGCCATTGAGAGACATTTAACTATGATCAAAATGAGGCCTTATGATGCAAATAAAAAGTACAGGGTCTTCCTTCTTATTGGAACATGTTGGCTTATCTCGGTTTCCCTGGGTGCCTTACCAATCCTTGGCTGGAACTGTATCCACAATTTACCAGACTGCTCAACAATTTTGCCTCTTTATTCCAAGAAATATGTTGTATTTTGCATAAGTATCTTCATAGCCATTTTGGTGGCAATTGTTATCCTTTATGCACGTATTTACATACTGGTAAAATCCAGTAGTCGTAACGTCACTAATCATAGTAACTCAGAGAGATCTATGGCACTACTTAGGACAGTTGTTATTGTAGTTGGTGTTTTCATTGCTTGTTGGTCTCCATTATTTATTCTGTTGCTTATAGATGTAGCTTGCAGAGTAAAAGAATGTGCCATTTTATACAAGGCTGACTGGTTCATTGCTTTGGCTGTCCTCAATTCTGCGATGAATCCCATCATCTACACTTTAGCCAGCAAGGAAATGCGTCGGGCTTTCTTTCGCCTAGTTTGTGGCTGTCTAGTGAAGACCAATGTGGCTAGATCTTTGCCTATTCAGCCCACTCCAGATCAAAGCCGAAGTAAGTCTAGCAGCAGCAATGCACAGAAACCAAAGGATGATTTCCCACAGATAAGTGTTCCCTCAAGTATAAATGAAAAAGATAAATCATCATTTCAGAATGGAAACTTGTGCAAATGA